From the genome of Streptococcus marmotae, one region includes:
- a CDS encoding single-stranded DNA-binding protein → MYNKVIMIGRLTAQPELNQTASGKNVTRITIAVNRRFKTENGEREADFITAVFWGKLAETLVSYGGKGSLISIDGELRTRKYEKNGQNQYVTEVLGQSFQLLESRAQRAMRENNTGEDLADLVLEEEELPF, encoded by the coding sequence ATGTACAATAAAGTGATTATGATTGGTCGTTTGACGGCCCAACCGGAATTGAACCAGACAGCCAGTGGCAAAAATGTGACCCGTATCACCATCGCTGTCAATCGTCGATTCAAGACAGAAAATGGTGAGCGTGAAGCTGATTTTATTACAGCTGTCTTTTGGGGGAAATTGGCCGAAACCCTTGTTTCTTATGGAGGGAAAGGTAGCCTAATTTCTATTGATGGGGAGCTGCGCACACGTAAATATGAGAAGAATGGGCAAAACCAATATGTAACAGAAGTGCTCGGTCAGTCATTTCAATTGCTAGAAAGTCGTGCTCAACGTGCCATGCGTGAAAATAATACAGGTGAAGATTTGGCAGACTTGGTATTAGAGGAAGAGGAATTACCATTTTAG
- the groL gene encoding chaperonin GroEL (60 kDa chaperone family; promotes refolding of misfolded polypeptides especially under stressful conditions; forms two stacked rings of heptamers to form a barrel-shaped 14mer; ends can be capped by GroES; misfolded proteins enter the barrel where they are refolded when GroES binds) encodes MAKEIKFSSDARTSMVRGVDILADTVKVTLGPKGRNVVLEKAFGSPLITNDGVTIAKEIELEDHFENMGAKLVSEVASKTNDIAGDGTTTATVLTQAIVREGIKNVTAGANPIGIRRGIEVAVSAAVEALKANSVPVANKEAIAQVAAVSSRSEKVGEYISEAMEKVGKDGVITIEESKGMETELDVVEGMQFDRGYLSQYMVTDNEKMVADLDNPYILITDKKISNIQEILPLLESILQTSHPLLIIADDVDGEALPTLVLNKIRGTFNVVAVKAPGFGDRRKAMLEDIAILTGGTVITDDLGLELKDATIEALGQASKVTVDKDTTVIVEGAGDATTIRNRIGIIKAQIETTTSDFDREKLQERLAKLSGGVAVIKVGAATETELKEMKLRIEDALNATRAAVEEGIVAGGGTAFVNVIDAVASLEVEGDEATGRNIVLRALEEPVRQIALNAGFEGSIVIDRLKHSEAGTGFNAATGEWVNMIEAGIIDPVKVTRSALQNAASVASLILTTEAVVANKPEPAAPAPAMDPSMMGGMM; translated from the coding sequence ATGGCAAAAGAGATTAAATTTTCATCAGATGCCCGCACGAGCATGGTGCGTGGAGTTGATATTTTAGCAGATACAGTCAAAGTAACCTTGGGACCAAAAGGTCGTAATGTCGTGCTTGAAAAAGCATTTGGTTCACCCCTTATCACCAATGACGGTGTGACTATTGCCAAGGAAATCGAACTGGAAGACCATTTTGAAAATATGGGTGCTAAATTGGTGTCCGAAGTAGCATCTAAAACCAATGATATCGCTGGTGACGGAACAACAACTGCAACAGTTTTAACTCAGGCAATTGTCCGTGAAGGGATTAAAAACGTAACCGCAGGTGCAAATCCAATCGGTATTCGCCGTGGAATTGAAGTGGCGGTCAGTGCAGCTGTAGAAGCTCTTAAAGCAAATTCAGTCCCTGTTGCCAATAAAGAAGCCATTGCCCAAGTTGCAGCTGTATCTTCTCGTAGCGAAAAAGTGGGTGAATACATCAGTGAAGCCATGGAAAAAGTTGGCAAAGACGGCGTTATCACCATTGAAGAGTCTAAAGGGATGGAGACAGAGCTGGATGTCGTAGAAGGTATGCAATTTGACCGCGGTTATTTGTCTCAATACATGGTGACTGATAATGAAAAAATGGTGGCAGACCTTGATAACCCGTATATCTTAATTACAGATAAGAAGATTTCAAATATTCAAGAAATCTTGCCATTGTTGGAAAGCATTCTCCAAACGAGCCACCCACTCTTGATTATCGCAGATGATGTAGATGGTGAAGCTCTTCCGACCCTTGTCTTGAATAAGATTCGCGGAACTTTCAATGTTGTAGCTGTAAAAGCACCAGGATTTGGTGACCGTCGCAAGGCTATGCTGGAAGATATTGCAATCTTGACAGGTGGTACAGTTATCACTGATGATTTAGGTCTTGAATTGAAAGACGCAACCATTGAAGCACTTGGTCAGGCTTCTAAAGTAACAGTTGACAAAGACACAACCGTTATTGTAGAAGGTGCGGGCGATGCGACAACGATTCGCAACCGTATCGGCATTATCAAAGCACAAATCGAAACAACAACCTCTGATTTTGACCGTGAGAAATTACAAGAACGCTTGGCGAAATTGTCAGGTGGTGTGGCAGTCATTAAAGTCGGTGCAGCGACAGAGACTGAGTTGAAAGAAATGAAACTCCGCATCGAAGATGCTCTCAATGCCACTCGTGCAGCTGTTGAAGAAGGAATTGTAGCCGGTGGTGGAACAGCCTTTGTCAATGTTATTGATGCTGTAGCGAGCCTTGAGGTGGAAGGTGACGAAGCGACAGGACGCAATATTGTCCTTCGAGCTTTGGAAGAGCCAGTTCGTCAAATTGCTTTGAATGCAGGTTTTGAAGGCTCTATCGTGATTGACCGCTTGAAGCATTCAGAAGCTGGAACAGGCTTCAATGCAGCAACAGGCGAGTGGGTCAACATGATTGAAGCAGGGATTATTGACCCCGTTAAAGTAACGCGTTCTGCCCTTCAAAATGCAGCCAGCGTTGCCAGCCTTATCTTGACAACAGAAGCAGTTGTCGCAAACAAACCAGAACCAGCTGCCCCAGCTCCAGCAATGGACCCAAGCATGATGGGCGGTATGATGTAA
- a CDS encoding GNAT family N-acetyltransferase, with protein MELRLPTLADKEAILEMIEEFRHRNSPTDGFFAGENFAYEEWLETNTNAERGLGIPEGFVPFIQYVSFDGHGRALGFLNLRLRLNDKLLQHGGHIGYCIRPSERGKGYAKEQLRLGLIEAKAKAISRVLLTCHVDNEASRRTILSQGGQLENQVGKTEQYWIDLERE; from the coding sequence ATGGAGTTAAGACTACCAACCTTAGCAGATAAGGAAGCGATTTTAGAGATGATTGAGGAGTTTCGTCATCGTAATAGTCCCACGGATGGATTTTTTGCTGGGGAGAATTTTGCCTATGAAGAGTGGCTAGAAACCAATACTAATGCGGAAAGGGGATTAGGAATTCCAGAAGGATTTGTGCCGTTTATTCAGTATGTCTCCTTTGATGGGCATGGTCGAGCGTTGGGCTTTCTAAACCTTCGCTTACGGCTCAATGACAAACTTCTGCAACATGGTGGCCATATTGGTTATTGCATTCGTCCCAGCGAACGCGGAAAAGGCTATGCCAAGGAGCAGCTACGCTTGGGTTTGATAGAAGCGAAGGCTAAGGCTATTTCCCGTGTACTTCTGACTTGCCATGTGGACAATGAAGCAAGTCGCCGTACCATTCTTTCACAAGGTGGTCAGTTGGAAAATCAGGTTGGTAAAACGGAACAGTACTGGATTGACCTAGAAAGGGAGTAG
- the comGG gene encoding competence type IV pilus minor pilin ComGG encodes MFINLKKRSKAGVMLYALLMVAVFSLLLQFYLHCQLAESRIVLANREGTEAYLMAELTKDTVRKEIEDASKFSDSHVEVKQTEKEEKKEEVTETKQGTEEVASPSKTDSREKLEETKEEETPKTTNAQGNLQFSKGSSHYHSEKGWLLVTVTTTAGHDFSYSFPLPSEK; translated from the coding sequence TTGTTTATCAATTTGAAGAAAAGAAGTAAAGCAGGTGTCATGCTGTATGCCTTGCTGATGGTAGCGGTATTTAGCTTGCTCTTGCAGTTTTACCTTCATTGTCAGCTAGCAGAAAGCCGAATTGTACTTGCTAATCGTGAGGGGACAGAAGCGTATTTGATGGCAGAGTTGACCAAGGATACGGTTCGTAAGGAGATCGAGGATGCAAGTAAGTTTTCGGATTCTCACGTCGAGGTGAAACAGACTGAGAAAGAAGAAAAGAAGGAAGAAGTTACCGAAACAAAACAAGGTACAGAAGAGGTTGCTTCTCCCTCTAAGACAGACAGCCGTGAAAAGCTAGAAGAGACAAAAGAGGAAGAAACTCCCAAAACGACTAATGCACAGGGCAATCTCCAATTCTCCAAAGGTAGCTCCCACTATCACTCTGAAAAAGGCTGGCTTCTTGTGACGGTCACGACGACAGCTGGTCATGACTTCTCCTATTCTTTTCCTCTACCTAGCGAAAAATGA
- the nrdG gene encoding anaerobic ribonucleoside-triphosphate reductase activating protein, with protein sequence MNHPKPQEWKSEELSQGRIIDYKAFNFVDGEGVRNSLYVAGCMFHCEGCYNVATWSFKAGIPYTQELEEQIMQDLAQPYVQGLTLLGGEPFLNTGILLPLVKRIRKELPEKDIWSWTGYTWEEMMLETPDKLELLSYIDILVDGRYDRTKRNLMLQFRGSSNQRIIDVQKSLREQQVVIWEKLQDGTNHYEQVVREEK encoded by the coding sequence ATGAATCATCCAAAACCACAAGAGTGGAAAAGTGAAGAATTGAGTCAAGGACGAATTATCGACTACAAGGCCTTTAATTTTGTGGATGGAGAGGGGGTACGCAATTCCCTCTATGTCGCTGGCTGCATGTTTCATTGCGAGGGTTGCTACAATGTGGCAACCTGGTCTTTTAAGGCAGGAATTCCTTATACACAGGAATTGGAGGAGCAGATTATGCAGGACCTTGCTCAGCCTTACGTACAGGGCTTGACCTTGCTAGGTGGAGAGCCCTTTCTTAATACGGGGATTCTTCTTCCCTTAGTCAAGCGTATTCGCAAAGAATTACCTGAAAAGGATATTTGGTCTTGGACTGGCTATACTTGGGAAGAAATGATGCTAGAAACACCAGATAAGCTAGAATTACTCAGCTATATCGACATTCTAGTCGATGGCCGGTATGATCGGACCAAGCGCAATCTCATGCTGCAATTTCGTGGTTCGTCTAATCAACGGATTATTGATGTCCAAAAATCCCTAAGAGAGCAGCAAGTGGTGATTTGGGAGAAGTTGCAAGACGGTACCAATCACTATGAGCAGGTAGTACGAGAGGAAAAATAG
- a CDS encoding GNAT family N-acetyltransferase: MELRRPILQDKQDFLDMQAEFERFGSRASGNIYAWQKADGNFERWLDLLHQQETRDVLESGLGPFVLYLSYEGNRLLGLLALRTTNTPAVLGEYGHIGYCIRPSERGKGYAKEQLCLGLIEAKAKAISRVLLTCHVDNEASRRTILSQGGQLENQVDGTERYWIELEEA, from the coding sequence ATGGAGTTAAGACGACCAATTTTACAAGACAAGCAAGATTTTTTAGATATGCAAGCAGAATTTGAGCGATTTGGCTCACGGGCGAGTGGTAATATTTACGCTTGGCAGAAGGCAGATGGTAATTTTGAAAGGTGGCTTGACTTGCTGCACCAACAAGAAACGAGGGATGTATTAGAAAGTGGGCTTGGTCCATTTGTCCTTTATTTATCCTACGAGGGTAATCGTCTGCTTGGCTTGTTAGCTCTTAGGACAACGAATACCCCTGCGGTACTGGGTGAATATGGCCATATTGGCTACTGCATTCGTCCTAGCGAACGCGGAAAAGGCTATGCCAAGGAGCAGCTGTGCTTGGGCTTGATAGAAGCGAAGGCTAAGGCTATTTCCCGTGTACTTCTGACTTGCCATGTGGACAATGAAGCAAGCCGGCGTACCATTCTTTCACAAGGTGGTCAGTTGGAAAATCAAGTAGATGGGACGGAACGGTATTGGATTGAGTTGGAGGAAGCATGA
- the groES gene encoding co-chaperone GroES, which yields MLKPLNDHVVVKVAEKEEQTVGGFVLAGNSREATKVAEVLAVGQGIRTLTGELVPSSVKAGDKVVLEDHAGIEVKDGEEKVLLVREAEILAIVE from the coding sequence ATGCTAAAACCATTGAACGATCATGTGGTCGTAAAAGTAGCAGAAAAAGAAGAACAAACTGTTGGAGGCTTTGTCCTTGCAGGAAATAGCCGTGAGGCGACTAAGGTTGCTGAAGTCCTTGCAGTAGGACAGGGAATCCGCACCTTAACGGGCGAATTAGTCCCATCAAGTGTGAAAGCTGGGGACAAGGTTGTCCTTGAAGACCACGCAGGAATTGAAGTCAAAGACGGCGAAGAGAAGGTCTTGCTTGTTCGCGAAGCAGAAATTTTAGCAATTGTAGAGTAA
- a CDS encoding acetate kinase, with amino-acid sequence MSKTIAINAGSSSLKWQLYQMPEETVLAKGLIERIGLKDSISTVKFNGQAASQTLDIADHVQAVKILLDDLLAHHIIEDFSEITGVGHRVVAGGEFFKDSALIDDEALAKIEELSALAPLHNPANAAGIRAFKNILPDITSVAVFDTAFHTTMPDVAYRYPIATKYYEEHQVRKYGAHGTSHYYVSREAAKVLNKPIEDLKLITAHIGNGISITAVDGGKSVDTSMGFTPLAGPMMGTRSGDIDPAIIPYLIENVAELKDAADVVNALNKQSGLLGIAEVSSDMREIEAGRAAGDAKCTLAFDMFVNRLQKFIAQYFAVLNGADALVFTAGIGENSVTVRNAIVKGMSWFGMELDPEKNVFGAEGDISTADSKVKVLVIPTDEELVIARDVERLKK; translated from the coding sequence ATGTCAAAAACAATTGCGATTAACGCGGGTAGTTCTAGTCTGAAATGGCAGTTATACCAAATGCCAGAGGAAACAGTATTAGCGAAAGGTTTGATTGAACGGATTGGGTTGAAAGATTCGATTTCAACGGTTAAATTCAATGGTCAAGCTGCTAGTCAAACACTCGATATTGCTGATCATGTGCAGGCGGTAAAAATTTTATTAGACGATTTGTTGGCACATCACATTATCGAAGACTTTTCAGAAATCACTGGTGTTGGTCACCGTGTGGTAGCTGGTGGCGAATTTTTCAAAGATTCAGCTTTAATTGATGATGAAGCACTTGCTAAAATTGAGGAATTATCAGCACTAGCACCGCTTCATAATCCAGCCAATGCTGCAGGTATCCGCGCATTTAAGAATATCTTGCCAGATATTACAAGTGTGGCTGTTTTTGACACAGCATTCCATACAACCATGCCAGATGTTGCTTATCGTTACCCAATTGCGACGAAATATTATGAAGAGCATCAAGTTCGTAAATACGGCGCTCATGGAACATCTCACTATTATGTTTCGCGTGAGGCTGCAAAAGTATTAAATAAGCCAATTGAAGACTTAAAACTGATTACGGCTCATATTGGAAACGGGATTTCAATCACAGCAGTTGATGGCGGGAAATCCGTTGATACATCAATGGGCTTTACTCCGTTAGCTGGACCGATGATGGGAACACGTTCTGGAGATATTGACCCTGCGATTATCCCTTACCTGATTGAGAATGTTGCAGAATTAAAAGATGCAGCGGATGTTGTCAACGCCTTGAATAAACAATCTGGTCTCCTAGGAATTGCAGAAGTATCAAGTGATATGCGTGAGATAGAAGCTGGTCGTGCAGCTGGTGATGCAAAGTGTACCCTTGCTTTTGATATGTTTGTTAATCGCTTGCAAAAATTTATTGCTCAATACTTTGCCGTGTTAAATGGAGCAGATGCGTTGGTATTTACAGCTGGTATCGGTGAAAATTCTGTAACAGTACGCAATGCAATTGTGAAAGGTATGTCTTGGTTTGGGATGGAATTGGATCCTGAAAAGAATGTTTTCGGAGCAGAAGGCGACATTTCAACAGCTGATTCGAAGGTCAAAGTTTTAGTCATTCCTACTGATGAAGAACTTGTGATTGCGCGTGATGTAGAACGTTTGAAAAAATAA
- a CDS encoding folate family ECF transporter S component, which produces MFSKKSPKLGVQLIVALAMLIAVRYILGHYFSFWIIPNILKVSLSFIANTLIGMLAGPWIAVVVFVVNDVLTALNSGYAFIIWFTLLEAVQGFLYGYFYYGKKLDIHKIKDWLYVLLATTVIMGIGTFLLTPILNQIYQQVPISVQFFVQGRIFKVLEIPFRVVVTMMLLPQLQRIPEVRKLMGITR; this is translated from the coding sequence ATGTTTTCGAAAAAATCTCCTAAATTAGGAGTGCAGCTAATAGTTGCGTTGGCGATGTTAATCGCTGTACGTTACATCTTGGGTCATTACTTTTCATTTTGGATTATACCGAATATATTGAAAGTTAGTCTGTCATTTATTGCAAATACATTGATCGGAATGTTGGCAGGTCCATGGATTGCAGTTGTTGTGTTTGTGGTGAATGATGTGTTGACTGCTTTAAACTCGGGATACGCATTCATTATTTGGTTTACCCTGTTAGAAGCAGTTCAAGGTTTTTTATATGGCTATTTCTACTATGGAAAGAAATTAGACATTCATAAAATCAAAGATTGGCTCTATGTGCTACTTGCGACAACGGTGATTATGGGGATTGGAACCTTCCTGTTGACCCCAATTTTAAATCAAATCTACCAACAGGTCCCTATTTCAGTCCAGTTTTTTGTTCAGGGACGTATTTTTAAAGTATTAGAAATTCCATTCAGAGTTGTTGTGACAATGATGTTATTGCCGCAGCTTCAAAGAATCCCAGAAGTACGTAAGTTAATGGGAATAACAAGATAA
- the pepA gene encoding glutamyl aminopeptidase — protein sequence MSHSILFEKIKEVTELQGIAGFEHEVRNHMRQKITPYVDRIETDGLGGIFGIKETTEENAPRILVAAHMDEVGFMISHIQADGTFRAVEIGGWNPLVVSSQAFTLHLQDGRKIPVISGSMPPHLSRGTNGSAGLPATKDIIFDAGFSSKEEAETFGVRPGDILVPKSETILTANGQNIISKSWDNRFGVLMVTELLESLSDIPLPNHLIAGANVQEEVGLRGAYGSTNKFNPDIFLAVDCSPAGDIFGEQGKIGDGTLLRFYDPGHIMLKNMKDFLLTTAEEAGIKFQYYCAKGGTDAGAAHKQLHGIPSTTIGVCARYIHSHQTLYNMDDFLQAQAFLQAIVKKLDRSTVDLMKQY from the coding sequence ATGTCACATTCTATTTTATTTGAAAAAATCAAAGAAGTTACCGAATTACAAGGTATCGCTGGATTCGAACACGAGGTCCGCAATCACATGCGCCAAAAAATCACTCCATACGTTGATCGTATTGAAACAGATGGATTGGGAGGGATTTTCGGAATCAAGGAGACAACCGAAGAAAACGCTCCTCGTATTCTTGTAGCTGCCCACATGGATGAAGTTGGTTTTATGATTAGTCATATTCAAGCAGACGGAACATTCCGAGCAGTAGAAATTGGCGGTTGGAATCCACTTGTCGTATCTAGCCAGGCCTTTACACTACACCTGCAAGACGGTCGAAAAATTCCTGTTATTTCTGGCTCTATGCCTCCCCACCTTTCCCGTGGTACGAATGGTAGCGCTGGACTTCCTGCTACAAAAGATATCATCTTCGATGCAGGATTTAGTTCAAAAGAAGAAGCAGAAACATTTGGCGTACGTCCTGGTGACATTCTCGTTCCGAAAAGTGAGACCATTTTAACTGCAAATGGCCAAAACATCATTTCCAAGTCTTGGGACAATCGTTTTGGGGTGCTAATGGTAACAGAATTGCTCGAAAGTCTATCAGATATCCCTCTTCCAAATCACTTGATTGCTGGTGCCAATGTCCAAGAAGAAGTTGGCTTACGTGGTGCATATGGATCCACAAACAAATTTAACCCTGACATCTTCCTCGCTGTCGATTGTTCCCCTGCAGGTGATATTTTTGGAGAACAGGGCAAAATCGGTGACGGTACCCTCTTGCGATTCTATGATCCAGGGCACATCATGCTCAAAAACATGAAAGACTTCCTTCTCACAACCGCAGAAGAAGCTGGTATTAAATTCCAATATTATTGCGCAAAAGGTGGCACTGATGCAGGAGCAGCCCATAAGCAACTACACGGTATCCCTTCTACTACAATTGGCGTCTGTGCTCGGTATATCCATTCACATCAAACTCTTTACAATATGGATGATTTCTTACAAGCACAAGCCTTTCTACAAGCCATTGTGAAAAAATTAGACCGTTCAACAGTAGATTTAATGAAGCAATACTAA
- a CDS encoding thioredoxin family protein — protein sequence MIVPTSLEELAGLVEQEGKQVLFFSADWCGDCRFIKPFLPEIEAENPDFQFVLVDRDEYMDVAQQWNVFGIPSLVVLENGKEIARFVNRDRKTKQEINDFLANVRG from the coding sequence ATGATTGTGCCAACGAGTCTTGAGGAATTGGCTGGTCTTGTCGAGCAAGAAGGAAAACAAGTCTTGTTCTTTTCTGCCGATTGGTGTGGTGATTGTCGCTTTATTAAGCCGTTTTTACCAGAGATTGAGGCTGAAAATCCAGACTTTCAATTTGTCTTGGTGGACAGAGATGAGTATATGGACGTAGCCCAGCAGTGGAATGTCTTTGGGATTCCCAGTTTAGTGGTTCTGGAAAATGGGAAGGAAATAGCCCGCTTTGTCAATCGAGACCGGAAAACCAAGCAGGAAATCAATGATTTTTTAGCGAATGTGAGAGGATAA
- a CDS encoding DUF1033 family protein: MYQVIRMYGDFEPWWFLDGWEENIISTSKYSNYEEALQDYQRQWVCLSEYFPMKESQNGLMTAFWDPQDQYWCDECDEYLQNYHSLILLEVAENMPTGLRRKEASRHRICQLK; encoded by the coding sequence ATGTATCAAGTGATTAGGATGTATGGTGATTTTGAGCCTTGGTGGTTCTTGGATGGCTGGGAAGAAAATATTATTAGTACTAGTAAATACAGTAATTACGAAGAAGCTTTGCAAGATTATCAACGGCAGTGGGTCTGTCTTTCTGAATACTTTCCAATGAAGGAAAGCCAGAATGGTTTGATGACAGCCTTTTGGGATCCGCAAGATCAATATTGGTGTGATGAGTGTGATGAATATTTGCAAAATTATCACTCATTAATATTATTGGAAGTGGCAGAAAACATGCCTACAGGCTTGCGACGAAAAGAGGCAAGCAGACATCGAATTTGTCAATTAAAGTAA
- a CDS encoding class I SAM-dependent methyltransferase produces the protein MNFEKIEQAYDLLLENVQTIQNLLGTNIYDALIEQNAAYVTGSHENERVSRNISALKKLQLTTEEWRRAYQFLFIKANQTEPMQYNHQFTPDSIGFILTFLLEQLVDEQQVTVLEIGSGTGNLAQTILNHSQKEIDYLGIEVDDLLIDLSASIADVIGSNLHFAQGDAVRPQILKESQVIISDLPIGYYPDDRIAQRYQVASSEEHTYAHHLLMEQSLKYLKQGGYAILLAPNDLLTSPQSPLLKGWMKEHAKVAAVITLPATVFGTQAMAKTIFVLQKQTVQTLETFVYPLTNLQHAEELQAFTENFKKWKQDNGI, from the coding sequence ATGAATTTTGAAAAGATTGAACAGGCTTATGACCTGCTATTAGAAAATGTCCAGACGATCCAAAATCTTTTGGGAACAAATATTTATGACGCCTTGATTGAGCAGAATGCTGCCTATGTAACAGGTAGCCATGAAAATGAAAGGGTGTCTCGTAATATCAGTGCCTTGAAGAAGTTACAATTAACAACTGAGGAATGGCGGAGAGCGTATCAGTTTCTTTTTATCAAGGCTAATCAGACCGAACCGATGCAATACAATCACCAATTTACACCGGATAGTATCGGTTTTATCCTTACCTTCCTGTTGGAGCAATTGGTTGATGAGCAGCAAGTAACGGTCCTAGAAATTGGATCAGGAACAGGTAATTTAGCGCAGACTATTTTAAATCATAGTCAAAAAGAGATTGACTATCTTGGTATTGAAGTGGATGACTTGCTGATTGATTTGTCTGCTAGTATTGCGGATGTGATAGGAAGTAATCTGCATTTTGCACAAGGAGATGCTGTTCGTCCGCAGATTCTGAAGGAGAGTCAAGTCATTATTAGCGATTTGCCGATTGGCTATTATCCGGATGATCGAATTGCTCAGCGTTATCAAGTAGCTAGCTCTGAAGAGCATACCTATGCGCATCACTTATTGATGGAACAATCCTTGAAATACCTGAAACAAGGGGGATATGCTATCTTGTTGGCACCAAATGATTTACTGACAAGTCCACAAAGTCCGTTACTGAAAGGTTGGATGAAAGAGCATGCAAAGGTTGCAGCAGTGATTACTCTTCCAGCGACTGTTTTTGGCACCCAAGCTATGGCTAAGACTATTTTCGTTCTGCAAAAGCAGACAGTCCAGACGTTAGAAACCTTTGTTTATCCATTAACGAATCTTCAACATGCTGAGGAATTACAGGCTTTTACAGAGAATTTTAAAAAATGGAAACAAGATAATGGAATTTAA
- a CDS encoding DUF4651 domain-containing protein has translation MNKKKAALLAGVVGAGILAASARFSMTMYEERKKAKALQQVRTFFAEYGEIATVFINEVESDKHRLVGGVVMEDETVYLFENEAGVIWYEEELI, from the coding sequence ATGAACAAGAAAAAAGCAGCCTTGCTAGCAGGTGTAGTTGGAGCGGGTATTCTCGCAGCTAGCGCGCGATTTTCGATGACCATGTATGAAGAACGAAAAAAAGCGAAAGCTCTCCAGCAAGTGCGTACATTTTTTGCTGAATATGGAGAAATTGCAACTGTATTTATCAACGAGGTAGAATCAGATAAGCACCGTTTAGTGGGTGGTGTTGTCATGGAAGATGAAACAGTCTATCTGTTTGAAAATGAAGCAGGTGTGATTTGGTATGAGGAGGAATTGATATGA
- the ytpR gene encoding YtpR family tRNA-binding protein, which yields MIFTYNKEHVGDVLMVIVADSKNDQVAVERKGNVARVFLIDTQETVAWNIFQVSSLLTISGRGQVFLTDEDVAILNQELQKEGFAESLVNDKEPKFVVGEIVKLVAHPDSDHLNICQVKIGEEKTVQIVAGAPNAALGLKTIVALPGAMMPNGSLIFSGELRGEKSFGMMCSPRELQLPNAPQKRGIIELDSSEVVGTPFDPAKHWQG from the coding sequence ATGATTTTTACCTATAATAAAGAACATGTTGGTGATGTCTTAATGGTTATTGTGGCAGATAGTAAGAATGACCAAGTGGCTGTTGAACGTAAAGGAAATGTTGCGCGTGTCTTTCTGATAGACACTCAAGAAACTGTGGCGTGGAATATTTTTCAAGTCTCTAGCTTGTTGACAATTTCAGGACGTGGTCAAGTTTTTTTAACGGATGAAGATGTAGCTATTCTCAATCAAGAATTACAAAAAGAAGGCTTCGCAGAATCGTTGGTCAATGATAAGGAACCCAAATTTGTCGTTGGTGAAATTGTGAAATTGGTTGCTCATCCAGATAGTGACCACTTGAATATCTGTCAAGTTAAAATAGGGGAAGAAAAAACAGTTCAAATTGTCGCAGGAGCGCCGAATGCTGCCCTTGGTTTGAAAACGATTGTTGCTTTGCCTGGTGCGATGATGCCAAATGGTAGCCTGATTTTCTCGGGAGAATTACGTGGTGAAAAAAGTTTTGGGATGATGTGTAGCCCACGTGAATTGCAGCTGCCAAATGCTCCACAAAAACGTGGTATCATTGAGCTAGATTCAAGTGAAGTAGTAGGGACACCCTTTGATCCTGCAAAGCATTGGCAAGGATAA